Part of the Rhizobiales bacterium NRL2 genome is shown below.
CGAGATCGGCCGTGCGCATCACCGCCTCTTCGGCGAGACCGCCCCTGGCCGAGGCCAGCAGACCCAGCAGCGCGCCGGCGCTGCCGCCCAGTCCCACCGAAAGCAGGGCGACGAGGACCGAGCTGCGCGCCCCGGCCATCAGCATGCTGAGCAGGTCGCGGCCGAGCTGGTCCGTGCCCAGCCAGTGCTCGCCCGACGGCGGCAGGAAACGCCGGGAGACCTCGATCGCCGACGGGTCGTGCGGCGTCCACAGCAGCGACAGGGCCGCGGCCGCGGCCACCAGCCCGACCAGCAGGGCGCCGGTCCAGAGGCCCAGCTGTTTCACGGCCCGCTCCTGGCGCGCCGCTCGCGCAGGCGCGGATCGATGACGACATAGAGGATGTCGACGGCGAAGTTCACGATCACCACCACGGCGGCGAAGAACAGGACCAGGCCCTGGACCACGAACAGGTCGCGGTTGGTGATGGCCTGAAAGATCAGCCGGCCCAGGCCGGGCAGATGGTAGACGTTCTCGATCACGATCGTGCCGGTGACCAGGTTGGCGAACTGCAGGCCGATGATGGTGATGATCGGCACCAGGGCGTTGGGCAGGACGTGGGCGCGCATGACGCGGCCGCGGCTCAGCCCCTTGGCGCGGGCGGTCGTGGCGTAGTCCAGCCGCATCACCTCCAGCACGCCGGAGCGCGTCACCCGGGCGAGGATGGCCGACTGCACAAGCGCCAGCGCGACTGCCGGCAGGATGAGCGCGGCGAGCGCCGCGCCGGGTCTTTCCCAGCCGGGAAAGCCGCCGGCCGGCAGCCAGCGCAGGTTCACCGCGAAGACGATGATCAGGATGATGGCCAGCCAGAAGGCCGGGATGGCGATGCCGAGCTGGCTGAGCGCCATGACGCCGATATCGCCGGCGCGGCCGTGGCGGGACGCGGCGTAGACGCCGAGCGACAGCGCCAGGACTATCGTCACCGCGGTGGCGATCAGCGCCAGCGGCGCGCTGACCGGCAGGCGTTCGACGATCAGCTCGGCCACCGGTACGCCGAAGCTGTAACTGTCGCCGAAGTCGCCTGTGACCACGCCGCCCAGCCAGTCCAGGTAGCGGGTCAGGAAGGGCGCGTCGAGACCGAGTTCCCGGCGCAGCGCCAGCCGGGCGTCCTCAGTCGCGTCCAGGCCCAGGATGACCATGGCCGGATCGCCGGGCAGGGCGTTCATCACCCAGAAGACGACGAACGATACCGCCAGCAGCGTCAGGAACAGGGTCCCCAGGCGGAACAGCAGGAAGCGGACCATCGGGATCTACCGGGCCGCGTCGGGGCGGCGGGCAGCGCCCGCGCCCGCCCCGCGCCGTTCCGGCGGCTTCAGTTCCAGCGCAGGTCCTTCAGCGGCGCGAACAGCACCGGCGAGGAGGCCCAGTAGCCGGAAAGCGCCTTGCGGTAGACGCCGAGCTTCGGCAACTGGAACAGGAAGCCGTGCACCGCGTCCTCGGCCAGGAAGCGCTGGCCTTCCTTCAGCAGTGCATCGAGCTTCGCCGGGTCGGTCTCGGTCCGGATCCGCTCATAGAGCGCGTTGAAGTCCGGATTGTCGTAGCCGTAGAAATATTCCGGCCCGCGCGCGAAATTGCCCATGTCGTTGGGCGAGGGGTGGGCGATGATGGTCATGTCGTAGTTCTTCTTCTTGTAGACCTCGCCGATCCAGAAGCCCCACTCGACCTGCTCGATGGCGACCGCGATGCCGGCCTTGGCGAGCTGGTTCTGGATGATCTCGGCCGACCGGCGGGCGTAGGGAAAGTGCGGCGTGCGCAGCGTGACCTGCAGATCTCCGGCGCCGGTTTCCGCCAGCAGCGCCTTCGCCTTCTCCACGTCATGGGGATAGCGGCCGGTCAGGTCGACATGGCTCCTGTGGTGCGGCGGGAAGAAGGAGCCGATGGCCTCGCCATAGCCGTAATAGGCGCCCTTGATGACCGACCCGCGGTCCAGCGCATGGTTGACGGCGCGGCGGACCCGGATGTCGTCGAAGGGCGGGCGGGAATTGTTGAGCGCCAGGATCACCTCGGCCTCGGTGGTGCCGACGACGACGTCGAACCGCGGATCGGCCTTGAACTGCTCCAGCACCTCCGGCGCCGGCATGCTGGGAAAGGCGTCCAGTTCGTCGGCCATTAGGGCGGCCACCGCGGCGGCCGCGTCGGCGATGAAGCGGAAGGTGACCCGCTCGATCGCCACCTCCGCCGCGTCGCGGTGGGCGGGGTACTTCACCAGGGACAGCGCGCTGCCCCGGGTCCAGTCCTCGAACCGGTAGGGTCCGGTGCCGACGGGGTCGGTCTTGTTCGCTGCCGCCGACTCCGGCGCGACGATCGCGGCGTCGCCCTGGGCGATGTTGAACAGGAAGAAGGCGTCGGGCTCCGACAGGGTGATGCGGACCGTGCCGGGGTCGACCGCCTCGACGCTCCGGATCGGCTTGAAGATGCCCTTGGTCGGATTGACGCTGTCCTCGGCCATGGCCCGGTCGAAGGTGAATTTCACGTCGGCGGCGTCGAAGGCGGTCCCGTCGTGAAAGGTGACGCCGTCGGCGAGATCGAAGGTGTAGACGCGGCCGTCCGGACTGATGGTCCACGCTTCCGCCAGCGCGGGAACGACCTCGCCGCTCTCGGTGACCGAAGTGAGCGATTCATAGACGTTGTGAGCGAAGATGCCGTCGATGGCGGCCGTGGCGTCGACCGTCGGGTCGAGCACCGTCGGCTCCTGCTGCATGCCGATGATGATGGTGTTCTTCGCCAGTGCGGCCGGCGCGGCGAGCGCCGCGGCCAGGCCCAGGACGAGGCCGGCCGATCGGTATGGAAAGCGGGTCATGGCGAGTGCTCCCTTGCCTGGTCGCGACGGCGGCATGCCGGCGCCGGTCATTCTCTGTCTCGGCTCAGCCCGAGGTTTCCGATGATGGCAAGCTCGAGCCAATCTCAATGGTGGTCGTGATCGTCTCCCAAGATCGGGTTGCGCGCGAGGAAAACCGCTATGAACGCGAACACCAGCGCCATGCCGATCGCGCCCACGACGACGATCAGCGGGTCGGACTGCCACTTCATCGCGGCGAAGGCCGCCAGC
Proteins encoded:
- a CDS encoding ABC transporter substrate-binding protein, producing MTRFPYRSAGLVLGLAAALAAPAALAKNTIIIGMQQEPTVLDPTVDATAAIDGIFAHNVYESLTSVTESGEVVPALAEAWTISPDGRVYTFDLADGVTFHDGTAFDAADVKFTFDRAMAEDSVNPTKGIFKPIRSVEAVDPGTVRITLSEPDAFFLFNIAQGDAAIVAPESAAANKTDPVGTGPYRFEDWTRGSALSLVKYPAHRDAAEVAIERVTFRFIADAAAAVAALMADELDAFPSMPAPEVLEQFKADPRFDVVVGTTEAEVILALNNSRPPFDDIRVRRAVNHALDRGSVIKGAYYGYGEAIGSFFPPHHRSHVDLTGRYPHDVEKAKALLAETGAGDLQVTLRTPHFPYARRSAEIIQNQLAKAGIAVAIEQVEWGFWIGEVYKKKNYDMTIIAHPSPNDMGNFARGPEYFYGYDNPDFNALYERIRTETDPAKLDALLKEGQRFLAEDAVHGFLFQLPKLGVYRKALSGYWASSPVLFAPLKDLRWN
- a CDS encoding ABC transporter permease, which codes for MVRFLLFRLGTLFLTLLAVSFVVFWVMNALPGDPAMVILGLDATEDARLALRRELGLDAPFLTRYLDWLGGVVTGDFGDSYSFGVPVAELIVERLPVSAPLALIATAVTIVLALSLGVYAASRHGRAGDIGVMALSQLGIAIPAFWLAIILIIVFAVNLRWLPAGGFPGWERPGAALAALILPAVALALVQSAILARVTRSGVLEVMRLDYATTARAKGLSRGRVMRAHVLPNALVPIITIIGLQFANLVTGTIVIENVYHLPGLGRLIFQAITNRDLFVVQGLVLFFAAVVVIVNFAVDILYVVIDPRLRERRARSGP